One genomic segment of Flagellimonas marinaquae includes these proteins:
- a CDS encoding TatD family hydrolase — MIITDTHTHLYSEAFEEDRAEMIQRAFDQGVQRFFVPAIDSTYIKSMLDLEAGYPENVFLMMGLHPTHVKENYKAELAIVEEWLAKRKFYAVGEIGVDLYWDKTFLKEQQEAFAHQIRLAKKYQLPIVIHCRDAFDEVFEVLEQEKGEGLFGIFHCFTGTMEQAQKAISYNMKLGIGGVVTFKNGKIDQFLHNVGLEHIVLETDAPYLAPTPYRGKRNESSYIVNILQKLSSIYGMPEEEIAEITTKNSKDIFGI; from the coding sequence ATGATCATAACAGATACGCATACCCATTTATATAGCGAAGCCTTTGAGGAGGATAGGGCGGAAATGATACAGAGGGCTTTCGATCAAGGAGTGCAAAGGTTTTTTGTACCGGCAATAGATTCTACCTATATAAAATCCATGCTGGATTTGGAAGCCGGTTATCCCGAGAATGTTTTTCTGATGATGGGATTGCACCCGACCCATGTAAAGGAAAACTATAAGGCGGAATTGGCCATTGTGGAGGAATGGCTGGCAAAACGAAAGTTTTACGCCGTAGGAGAAATTGGAGTGGACCTATATTGGGACAAAACCTTTTTGAAAGAACAACAAGAGGCATTTGCGCATCAGATCCGACTGGCAAAAAAATATCAATTGCCAATAGTAATACATTGTCGTGATGCCTTTGATGAGGTCTTTGAAGTGCTGGAGCAAGAAAAAGGAGAAGGGCTTTTTGGTATTTTTCATTGTTTTACCGGAACCATGGAACAGGCTCAAAAAGCCATTTCCTATAATATGAAGTTGGGCATCGGTGGGGTGGTTACGTTTAAAAACGGGAAGATTGACCAGTTTTTGCACAATGTTGGACTGGAGCATATTGTTTTGGAAACCGATGCTCCCTATTTGGCACCCACCCCATATCGTGGCAAACGGAACGAGAGTTCCTATATTGTAAATATATTGCAAAAACTATCCTCCATTTATGGAATGCCGGAGGAAGAAATTGCCGAGATTACGACTAAGAACTCCAAAGACATATTCGGAATCTGA
- a CDS encoding porin family protein: MLRKILQIFLGMVLLVSSVACNAQTSTSNPRYLEDQFYVGVGYNVLFDKPGNVSQRNLSYNLQFGFIKDIPFNERRNIGIGLGLGYAINAYYSNVMATEEDNIITYGIVDEADFNRSKLGTHTIELPLEIRWRTSTAEDYKFWRIYAGARLGYVFSGRSKLVTDMGNTTFKNPDIEEFHYGLTLSFGYNTWNLHAYYGLNNLLKEGTELENGEPIDFSVLRVGLIFYIL, from the coding sequence ATGCTTCGTAAAATTCTACAGATTTTTTTGGGTATGGTGCTCCTGGTGTCGTCCGTGGCCTGCAATGCCCAAACATCTACATCCAATCCACGTTATTTGGAAGACCAGTTTTATGTGGGGGTAGGGTATAATGTTTTATTTGATAAGCCCGGGAATGTATCGCAACGAAACCTCTCTTATAATCTGCAGTTTGGCTTTATTAAGGATATTCCGTTCAATGAGCGAAGAAATATTGGGATTGGTCTGGGATTGGGGTACGCCATTAATGCCTATTACTCCAACGTGATGGCTACAGAAGAGGATAATATAATTACATATGGGATTGTGGACGAGGCCGATTTTAACCGTAGTAAGCTGGGAACCCATACTATTGAATTACCATTAGAAATTAGGTGGCGTACTTCCACAGCTGAAGACTATAAGTTTTGGCGGATCTATGCAGGTGCACGTTTAGGGTATGTTTTTTCCGGTAGATCCAAATTGGTTACCGATATGGGGAATACCACCTTTAAAAATCCAGATATCGAGGAATTCCATTACGGTCTCACCCTTAGTTTTGGATACAATACCTGGAATTTACACGCTTATTATGGATTAAATAATTTACTCAAGGAGGGAACAGAGTTGGAAAATGGTGAACCTATCGATTTTAGTGTGCTCAGGGTAGGTTTAATATTTTATATCCTATAA
- the rpoN gene encoding RNA polymerase factor sigma-54 — protein MLKQHLQFKLSQKLSPQQIQLMKLIQLPTQAFEQRLKQELEENPALESGKEESDALDDVYEDTYDDSADSENIDTEEINIDDYLSDDEIPDYRTQANNYSAEDDDKSVPYAAGTSFNQYLLNQLNTVYLDDQEWAIAEFLVGSVDESGYIRRPLTDIMDDLAFTQNIYVEEEKIEQVLKIVQDLDPPGVAARSLDECLIIQLKRKSQKPSIELATSILEKSFDHFTKKHYSKLIQKHHITEEQLKDAISEIEKLNPKPGGSYSGNTRMIEHIVPDFSIKIVDGELELSLNGRNAPELHVSKDYSNMLEGYKNAKEKSKSQKDTVMFIKQKLDAAKWFIDAIKQRQQTLFVTMSTIMEYQKEYFMTGDERKLRPMILKDIADKIDMDVSTVSRVANSKYVDTPYGTKLIKDFFSESMKNEQGEDVSTKEIKKILETVIRDEEKKKPLTDAKLATILKDRGYPIARRTVAKYREQLGIPVARLRKEI, from the coding sequence ATGCTAAAACAACATCTACAGTTTAAGCTTTCACAAAAACTGTCTCCTCAGCAGATTCAGCTCATGAAACTTATTCAATTGCCGACCCAGGCATTTGAACAAAGGTTAAAGCAAGAGCTGGAGGAAAACCCTGCATTGGAGAGCGGTAAGGAAGAATCCGATGCGTTGGATGATGTTTATGAGGATACTTACGATGATTCCGCGGATAGTGAAAACATTGATACTGAAGAAATCAACATTGACGATTACCTAAGTGACGATGAGATTCCCGATTACCGCACACAAGCCAATAATTATAGTGCGGAAGATGATGACAAGAGCGTGCCGTATGCTGCAGGCACATCGTTCAACCAATATTTGCTCAATCAGCTCAATACCGTCTATTTAGATGATCAAGAATGGGCCATTGCCGAGTTCCTAGTAGGCAGCGTGGATGAAAGTGGCTACATTCGAAGACCACTTACCGATATTATGGACGACCTTGCCTTTACTCAGAATATTTACGTAGAGGAAGAGAAGATAGAGCAAGTCCTCAAGATTGTACAAGACCTAGACCCACCAGGGGTGGCAGCACGATCGTTGGACGAATGTTTGATCATTCAACTAAAGCGTAAAAGTCAGAAACCGTCCATAGAGCTGGCAACAAGCATTTTGGAAAAATCTTTTGATCATTTTACGAAAAAGCATTATTCCAAATTGATACAGAAGCATCATATTACCGAAGAACAGTTAAAAGATGCCATTTCTGAAATAGAAAAACTCAATCCCAAACCAGGTGGGTCCTACTCGGGCAACACCCGGATGATCGAACATATTGTCCCAGATTTTTCCATAAAAATTGTGGATGGCGAACTGGAACTTTCGCTTAACGGCCGAAATGCCCCGGAACTCCATGTGTCCAAAGATTACAGCAATATGTTGGAAGGCTATAAAAATGCAAAGGAAAAGTCCAAGTCCCAAAAGGATACGGTAATGTTCATCAAACAAAAGCTTGATGCGGCAAAATGGTTCATCGATGCCATAAAGCAACGTCAACAGACATTGTTTGTTACCATGAGCACCATAATGGAATATCAAAAGGAATATTTTATGACCGGTGATGAGCGAAAGCTCCGCCCCATGATCCTTAAGGACATTGCCGATAAAATTGATATGGATGTTTCTACCGTTTCCCGGGTGGCCAACAGCAAATATGTGGATACGCCCTACGGCACCAAATTGATCAAAGATTTCTTTTCGGAGTCTATGAAAAATGAGCAGGGAGAAGATGTATCCACCAAAGAAATAAAAAAAATCTTGGAGACCGTTATTCGGGACGAGGAGAAGAAAAAACCTTTAACAGACGCGAAACTAGCCACCATTTTAAAGGATAGGGGGTATCCAATTGCCCGGCGTACCGTGGCCAAATATAGAGAACAACTTGGGATTCCAGTGGCACGGTTAAGAAAAGAAATCTGA
- a CDS encoding ExbD/TolR family protein, whose product MAKFTKKKDGDLPAVSTASLPDIVFMLLFFFMTVTTMKDSSLMVANTLPNASEIKKLEKKDRVIYIYVGTPTQEYQKVFGTEPKIQLNDKFANVDEVGSFILAERAKKPQELQNVLTTALKVDKEANMGLITDIKQQLREVNALKVNYTTYEGDAFNNLQ is encoded by the coding sequence ATGGCTAAGTTTACCAAAAAGAAGGATGGCGATTTGCCAGCGGTATCAACGGCATCGTTGCCAGATATCGTTTTCATGCTACTGTTCTTCTTTATGACCGTGACCACGATGAAAGATAGTTCTTTAATGGTTGCCAATACTCTTCCAAACGCTTCGGAAATAAAGAAGTTGGAAAAGAAAGATCGCGTGATTTATATTTATGTGGGGACACCTACGCAAGAATATCAAAAGGTATTTGGTACAGAACCAAAAATCCAATTGAATGATAAATTTGCCAATGTGGACGAAGTAGGTTCATTTATTTTGGCAGAACGTGCAAAGAAACCGCAAGAACTTCAAAACGTATTGACTACGGCTTTAAAAGTTGATAAGGAAGCAAACATGGGCCTTATCACCGACATAAAGCAACAATTGAGAGAAGTGAACGCTCTAAAAGTGAATTATACCACTTATGAGGGGGATGCTTTTAACAATCTACAGTAG
- a CDS encoding MotA/TolQ/ExbB proton channel family protein — translation MKKISFSLAAAGMFVMGTTTASAAMLQEEAEASKGFTQVLKEQFIQGGPAFMGIVLLCLILGLAVAIERIIYLNLATTNSAKLKQQVEDALASGGVEAAKEVCRNTKGPVASIYYQGLDRVDEGLESAEKAVVAYGGVQMGQLEKNVSWLSLFIAIAPMLGFMGTVIGMIQAFQKIAAVGNLSASLIAGDIQVALLTTVFGLITAIILQIFYNYIIAKIDSIVNDMEDSSIALIDMLAAHKK, via the coding sequence ATGAAAAAAATATCCTTTTCTCTGGCTGCTGCCGGAATGTTTGTGATGGGAACTACAACTGCATCTGCAGCAATGTTGCAAGAAGAAGCTGAAGCCAGCAAAGGTTTCACCCAAGTGTTAAAAGAGCAATTTATCCAAGGAGGTCCTGCCTTTATGGGTATCGTGTTGCTTTGTTTGATTTTGGGATTGGCCGTAGCCATCGAAAGAATTATTTATTTGAATTTAGCAACCACCAACTCCGCTAAATTGAAGCAACAAGTTGAGGATGCTTTGGCTTCAGGTGGTGTTGAGGCCGCTAAAGAGGTTTGTAGAAACACTAAAGGACCTGTTGCTTCTATCTACTATCAAGGTTTGGATAGAGTTGACGAAGGATTGGAATCCGCAGAAAAAGCCGTTGTGGCTTACGGTGGTGTACAAATGGGTCAATTGGAGAAAAACGTTTCTTGGTTGTCCTTGTTTATCGCTATTGCTCCCATGCTTGGGTTCATGGGTACGGTAATCGGTATGATTCAGGCTTTCCAGAAGATTGCTGCAGTAGGTAACTTGAGTGCCTCATTGATTGCAGGGGATATCCAGGTGGCGTTATTGACAACCGTATTCGGTTTGATCACGGCGATTATCCTACAGATTTTCTACAACTATATTATTGCTAAAATCGATAGTATCGTAAACGATATGGAAGACAGCTCAATCGCTTTGATCGATATGTTGGCTGCCCACAAGAAATAA
- a CDS encoding asparaginase: MKKKPNILLIYTGGTIGMVKDYKTGALKAFNFEELVKNIPELKQLDCNLHGVSFENPIDSSNMNPEYWAVIASIIESHYEENDGFVVLHGSDTMSYSASALSFMLENLEKPVIFTGSQLPIGDLRTDAKENLITSIEIAALQKKGRPVVQEVGLYFEYKLYRANRTTKINAEHFEAFDSLNYPPLVESGVHLKVNENILLKKTTKGKSLQVHKNMDNNVAILKLFPGLNRKVLHSVLQIPELKALILETYGAGNAPMDKWFLSELKKAAEKGLHIINVTQCSGGSVFMGHYETSEKLKEMQLVNGKDITTEAAIAKAMYLLGTRVPDKLFKTIFETPLRGEML; encoded by the coding sequence ATGAAAAAAAAGCCCAACATATTATTGATCTACACCGGGGGTACCATTGGTATGGTAAAGGACTATAAAACCGGTGCGCTCAAGGCCTTTAATTTTGAGGAGCTGGTAAAAAATATCCCGGAGTTAAAACAATTGGATTGTAATTTGCACGGAGTATCGTTCGAAAATCCCATAGATTCTTCCAACATGAATCCGGAATACTGGGCGGTCATTGCATCAATTATCGAGTCTCATTACGAAGAAAACGATGGGTTTGTGGTGTTGCACGGTAGCGATACCATGAGTTATTCCGCATCGGCACTCAGTTTTATGTTGGAAAATCTGGAAAAGCCGGTCATTTTCACCGGTTCCCAATTACCCATTGGGGATTTGCGCACCGATGCCAAGGAAAACCTGATAACCTCAATAGAAATAGCGGCACTTCAAAAAAAAGGCAGGCCGGTTGTGCAAGAAGTCGGATTATATTTTGAATACAAGCTCTACAGGGCCAACCGGACCACCAAAATAAATGCAGAACATTTTGAGGCATTTGATTCATTGAACTATCCGCCCTTGGTGGAATCCGGGGTGCATTTAAAGGTGAACGAGAATATTTTATTGAAGAAAACCACCAAAGGCAAGTCGTTGCAGGTGCATAAAAATATGGACAACAATGTGGCGATTTTAAAATTATTTCCGGGATTAAACCGAAAAGTACTTCATTCAGTGCTCCAAATTCCCGAATTAAAGGCGCTTATTTTGGAAACTTATGGTGCAGGAAATGCTCCAATGGACAAATGGTTTTTGTCAGAATTAAAAAAGGCTGCAGAAAAAGGATTACATATTATTAATGTAACCCAATGCTCGGGAGGCAGTGTTTTTATGGGGCATTACGAAACCAGTGAAAAACTCAAGGAGATGCAACTGGTTAATGGAAAGGATATTACGACCGAAGCTGCCATTGCCAAGGCAATGTACCTTTTGGGGACAAGGGTTCCGGACAAGTTGTTCAAGACGATTTTCGAGACACCGCTCCGTGGTGAAATGCTGTAA
- a CDS encoding ExbD/TolR family protein — translation MPRRKGAPEVNAGSMADIAFLLLIFFLVTTTIETDAGLDRMLPPIEPPDTDVVIKQKNIFTVNINKNGQLLVEDNLMEIKDLRKAATAFLENGADGTCAYCKGRKDPSSSDNPTKAIISLKNDRETKYSTYITVQNELVGAYNDLRNREAKRLFGRDFTKMEAEYLNPETPSSVRDDLKDKVKRIQDMFPQKLSEAETTTN, via the coding sequence ATGCCTAGAAGAAAAGGAGCACCGGAAGTAAATGCCGGCTCCATGGCGGATATCGCGTTCCTCTTGCTTATCTTTTTCTTGGTGACCACCACCATTGAAACTGATGCAGGTTTGGATCGAATGTTACCGCCGATCGAGCCGCCAGACACAGATGTTGTTATTAAGCAGAAAAACATTTTTACTGTTAATATCAACAAGAATGGACAACTTTTGGTCGAGGATAACTTGATGGAAATTAAGGATTTAAGAAAAGCTGCTACCGCGTTTTTGGAAAACGGTGCAGACGGTACTTGTGCCTACTGTAAAGGTAGAAAAGATCCTTCCTCATCAGATAACCCGACCAAAGCCATTATCTCATTAAAAAATGACAGGGAGACCAAGTATAGTACATACATTACCGTTCAAAACGAATTGGTGGGTGCGTACAACGACCTGCGTAACCGTGAAGCAAAACGTTTGTTCGGAAGGGATTTCACCAAAATGGAAGCAGAATACCTTAATCCAGAAACCCCATCCAGCGTTAGAGATGATTTGAAAGACAAAGTGAAACGTATCCAGGATATGTTCCCACAAAAACTTTCAGAAGCAGAAACAACAACCAATTAA
- the odhB gene encoding 2-oxoglutarate dehydrogenase complex dihydrolipoyllysine-residue succinyltransferase: MVLEMKVPSPGESITEVEIAEWLVEDGDYVEKDQAIAEVDSDKATLELPAEESGIITLKAEVGDAVAVGEVVCLIDTSAEKPEGAGASTKKEEPKKEEPKKEAAKAEEPKKDTYASGTPSPAAKKILDEKGIEPSSVSGSGRDGRITKDDAVKAKASMGTPTGGSRGESRSKLSMLRRKVAERLVAAKNETAMLTTFNEVDMSAIFELRKQYKEEFKEKHGVSLGFMSFFTKAVIRALQMYPAVNSMIDGKEMISYDFCDISIAVSGPKGLMVPVIRNAENLTFRGVESEVKRLAIRAREGEITVDEMTGGTFTITNGGVFGSMLSTPIINPPQSAILGMHNIVERAIVRDGAIAIAPVMYVALSYDHRIIDGKESVGFLVAVKEALESPEELLMDGNVKKALEL; encoded by the coding sequence ATGGTTTTAGAAATGAAAGTTCCCTCACCAGGGGAATCCATTACAGAGGTAGAAATCGCCGAGTGGTTGGTAGAGGATGGAGACTATGTGGAGAAGGACCAGGCCATAGCCGAGGTAGATTCGGACAAGGCAACATTGGAGCTTCCTGCAGAGGAGAGCGGAATTATTACCCTAAAAGCTGAGGTAGGCGATGCCGTAGCGGTAGGTGAGGTCGTTTGCCTTATCGATACCAGTGCGGAAAAACCAGAAGGCGCAGGGGCATCGACCAAAAAAGAAGAGCCGAAGAAAGAAGAACCAAAAAAGGAGGCTGCCAAAGCAGAGGAACCCAAGAAAGATACATATGCTTCTGGAACCCCCTCTCCAGCGGCCAAAAAAATATTGGACGAAAAAGGAATCGAGCCATCATCTGTTTCCGGTAGTGGAAGAGATGGCCGCATCACAAAAGACGATGCGGTAAAAGCCAAGGCCTCCATGGGTACGCCAACAGGTGGAAGCCGTGGGGAAAGCCGTTCCAAGTTGTCCATGTTGCGCAGAAAAGTTGCCGAACGTTTGGTAGCTGCCAAAAATGAGACTGCCATGTTGACTACCTTTAATGAGGTGGATATGTCGGCAATCTTCGAACTGCGAAAGCAATACAAAGAAGAATTCAAGGAGAAACATGGGGTTAGTCTTGGGTTTATGTCTTTCTTTACCAAGGCCGTTATCCGTGCATTGCAAATGTATCCTGCGGTAAACTCCATGATCGATGGAAAAGAAATGATCTCTTACGATTTCTGCGATATCAGCATAGCGGTTTCGGGGCCAAAAGGGTTGATGGTTCCGGTAATCAGAAATGCAGAAAATCTTACGTTCCGTGGTGTTGAATCCGAAGTTAAACGTCTGGCGATAAGAGCAAGGGAAGGGGAGATTACAGTAGACGAGATGACAGGAGGTACCTTTACCATTACCAATGGAGGTGTTTTTGGTTCCATGTTGTCTACCCCGATCATTAATCCTCCGCAGAGTGCCATTTTAGGAATGCACAATATTGTGGAACGTGCCATTGTTAGGGATGGTGCCATTGCCATAGCCCCGGTTATGTATGTAGCACTTTCTTACGACCATAGGATTATCGATGGAAAAGAATCCGTTGGTTTCTTGGTTGCGGTAAAAGAAGCGTTGGAAAGCCCGGAAGAATTATTGATGGACGGCAACGTGAAAAAAGCGTTGGAACTATAA
- the asnS gene encoding asparagine--tRNA ligase → MMSYSIKELLEKQPVGDSVEVNGWVKTFRSNRFIALNDGSTIHNLQCVVDFENLDDTILKQISTGAALKISGTLEESQGRGQSVEIQVTDIFVHGTADPETYPIQPKKHSLEFLREKAHLRVRTNTFSAVMRVRSILSFAVHSYFQQNGFYYMHAPIITGSDAEGAGEMFRVSTLDAKNPPLNDAGDVDYSQDFFGKETNLTVSGQLEAETYAMGLGKVYTFGPTFRAENSNTSRHLAEFWMIEPEMAFYDLDANMDLAEDFIKYIIQYVLDHCQDDLEFLEKRLLDEEKTKPQNERSEMALIEKLKFVVENNFKRVSYTEAIDILKNSKPNKKKKFQFPIDEWGADLQSEHERFLVEKHFKCPVILFDYPANIKAFYMRLNEDGKTVRAMDVLFPGIGEIVGGSQREERLDVLQQKIKALDIDEKELWWYLDLRKFGTAVHSGFGLGFERMVQFATGMGNIRDVIPYPRTPQNAEF, encoded by the coding sequence ATGATGTCTTATTCCATAAAAGAATTGCTGGAAAAGCAACCCGTAGGAGATTCCGTTGAAGTAAATGGATGGGTAAAAACATTTAGAAGTAACAGGTTTATCGCCTTGAACGATGGTTCCACCATTCATAACCTACAATGTGTAGTTGATTTTGAAAATTTGGACGATACGATCCTCAAACAAATTTCTACAGGAGCTGCATTAAAAATTTCAGGAACCCTGGAAGAAAGTCAAGGTCGTGGACAAAGTGTGGAGATCCAGGTTACGGATATATTCGTGCATGGTACAGCCGACCCGGAGACCTACCCTATCCAGCCAAAAAAACATTCGTTGGAGTTTTTACGCGAAAAAGCCCACCTAAGGGTACGTACCAATACATTTTCGGCCGTAATGCGCGTAAGATCTATACTATCCTTTGCCGTACACAGCTATTTTCAGCAAAATGGCTTTTACTATATGCATGCCCCAATCATTACCGGTTCCGATGCCGAGGGTGCAGGTGAAATGTTCCGTGTTTCTACTTTGGATGCCAAAAACCCACCTTTGAACGATGCCGGGGATGTGGATTATTCCCAAGACTTTTTTGGAAAGGAGACCAACCTTACCGTATCTGGTCAGTTAGAGGCAGAGACCTACGCCATGGGCTTGGGCAAGGTATACACCTTTGGACCCACCTTTAGAGCGGAAAACTCAAACACATCCCGCCACTTGGCAGAATTCTGGATGATAGAGCCCGAGATGGCCTTTTACGATCTGGATGCCAACATGGACCTTGCAGAGGATTTTATAAAATATATTATTCAATATGTGCTGGATCACTGTCAGGATGATTTGGAATTCTTGGAAAAACGCCTTTTGGACGAGGAAAAGACCAAGCCACAAAACGAGCGTTCGGAAATGGCCCTGATCGAAAAATTAAAATTTGTTGTTGAGAACAATTTTAAAAGGGTGTCCTACACGGAGGCCATCGATATTTTAAAGAACAGCAAACCCAACAAAAAGAAAAAATTCCAGTTCCCTATTGATGAATGGGGCGCAGATCTGCAGAGCGAACACGAACGCTTTTTGGTAGAAAAACACTTTAAATGTCCAGTAATTCTTTTTGATTACCCTGCCAACATCAAAGCATTTTATATGCGCTTGAACGAGGATGGCAAAACGGTTCGCGCCATGGATGTACTCTTCCCTGGAATCGGCGAAATTGTTGGAGGCTCCCAACGTGAAGAGCGTTTGGATGTACTTCAACAAAAAATAAAAGCACTGGATATTGACGAAAAAGAACTTTGGTGGTACTTGGATCTAAGAAAATTCGGCACAGCGGTCCACAGTGGTTTTGGCCTTGGGTTCGAGCGTATGGTTCAGTTTGCAACAGGAATGGGGAACATTCGAGATGTGATACCTTACCCAAGGACACCCCAGAATGCCGAGTTTTAA
- a CDS encoding retropepsin-like aspartic protease → MTSLKKFLRSKDYIKIPLTFTQTDHFELTASINGITGKFILDTGASNTCVGMDKIEFFEMISEATDIKAAGAGATEMETLISSSNKIQIGEWTKKKQKVVVFDLSHVNHALLAHNALPVDGIIGADILKKGKAIIDYNKKCLYLKK, encoded by the coding sequence ATGACATCACTTAAAAAATTCCTGAGATCTAAAGATTATATTAAAATCCCCTTGACATTTACGCAAACCGATCATTTTGAGCTTACGGCCAGCATTAATGGTATTACAGGCAAATTTATTTTGGATACCGGCGCCTCCAACACTTGTGTTGGAATGGATAAAATCGAGTTTTTTGAAATGATTTCGGAAGCTACCGATATTAAGGCAGCGGGAGCCGGGGCCACAGAAATGGAAACTTTGATATCCTCCAGCAACAAAATACAGATCGGAGAGTGGACAAAGAAAAAACAGAAGGTAGTTGTGTTCGATCTTTCACATGTGAACCATGCACTGCTTGCACATAATGCATTGCCCGTAGACGGAATTATCGGTGCGGACATTCTTAAAAAAGGCAAGGCCATAATCGATTACAACAAAAAATGCCTCTACTTAAAAAAGTAA